The sequence below is a genomic window from Alphaproteobacteria bacterium.
CGGCATTCAATGGCGTGCCCCGTAAACTTAATGTCTTTCTGGGTGAAAGGTAGTTTTTCGCCCCCCGCCACACGAATCTGCTGTTGCACCAAGTCAATGCCTGTAACTAACTCAGTCACAGGGTGTTCTACCTGAACACGCGTATTCATTTCAATGAAGTAGAAGTTCCCATCTTCATACAAAAATTCAATGGTTCCCAGCCCCCGGTATCCCAACTTTTTCATAGCATTGGCCGCTTTCATGCCAATATCATTGCGTTCAGCTTCGGTTAGCGCAGGGGATAAAGCTTCTTCCCATACTTTTTGATGGCGTCTTTGAATTGAGCAATCCCGTTCACCCAAGTGAACGACATTTCCATGCTGATCCGCTAAAATCTGAACTTCAATGTGGCGGGGTTTTTGAAGGTATTTTTCCATAAATACATCTTCATTTCCAAAGTTTGATTTAGCTTCCATACGGGCTACATCAATAGCTTCCAGCAACTCATCGTCCGAGTGTGCCACTTTCATACCCTTACCACCACCACCAGCTGTAGCTTTTATAAGAATAGGATATCCCATAGCCTGGGCTGTTTTTAAGGCCTTTTCACCCGAAGTCACAGCTCCGTCAGAACCAGGAACCACGGGAAGACCCAACTCTTTAACCATGGTTTTGCCCGTAATTTTATCACCCATCAAGGCAATATGTTCGGGCGTGGGCCCAATAAAAATCATACCGTGTTCTTCAACCATACGGGCAAAGACCGCATTTTCTGCCAGAAATCCATACCCAGGATGGATGGCGTCAGCCCCTGTCACTTCAGCAGCAGCCAGTATGGCTGGAATATTCAAATAGCTTTCCTTGGCAGAGGCAGGCCCTATGCAAACTCGTTCATCCGCTAGACGCACATGCATGGCATCTCCATCGGCCTTAGAATGAACTGCAACCGTTAAAATTCCCATTTCTCGACAGGCCCGCAGAATGCGTAAAGCAATTTCTCCGCGGTTGGCTATCAATACTTTTTTGATTTTCATTCCGAATTACTCAATGATAAAGAGAGGTTGA
It includes:
- the accC gene encoding acetyl-CoA carboxylase biotin carboxylase subunit; this translates as MKIKKVLIANRGEIALRILRACREMGILTVAVHSKADGDAMHVRLADERVCIGPASAKESYLNIPAILAAAEVTGADAIHPGYGFLAENAVFARMVEEHGMIFIGPTPEHIALMGDKITGKTMVKELGLPVVPGSDGAVTSGEKALKTAQAMGYPILIKATAGGGGKGMKVAHSDDELLEAIDVARMEAKSNFGNEDVFMEKYLQKPRHIEVQILADQHGNVVHLGERDCSIQRRHQKVWEEALSPALTEAERNDIGMKAANAMKKLGYRGLGTIEFLYEDGNFYFIEMNTRVQVEHPVTELVTGIDLVQQQIRVAGGEKLPFTQKDIKFTGHAIECRINAEHPETFMPSPGKIDYYHAPGGFGVRVDSAVYAGYKIPPYYDSLISKLIVHGKDRQDCLDRLKRALDEYVISGIQTNLPLHRKLVVHPDMRRGDYNIHWLERVFLKN